In Anseongella ginsenosidimutans, one genomic interval encodes:
- a CDS encoding AAA family ATPase: MEAIIGRKEEVTEMQSLISSSQPEFLAVYGRRRVGKTYLIRNTYRERIVFQMTGFADASTAEQLSNYWSALKSVYSDMVYDAPPKDWMQAFEWLREYLESIDDGKKVIFFDELPWIDTFRSKFIQALGHFWNAWASDRSDIILVVCGSAASWMINKLINDPGGLHNRVTKRIRLDPFTLQETEAFLHHKHIKYDRYQTIQLYMSLGGIPYYLNELKPGRSVFQEIDRLCFSPKGSLAGEYHNLYRSLFRHADNHIAIVEALAKKSKGLTRDELIKQSGLSNGGYITKVIAELEESGFITIVYPFGKRIKNALYRLTDQFTLFYLKFMQDRKAKGEGAWLSRIDSPSWRAWSGYAFENVCFRHIHHLKKALGISGVYTEISSWQSRDQGAQIDLLIDRRDHVISVCEIKFSKDPYIITKSYRAELEKKLSVFRMETGTAKTVFLTFVTTMGLVPNQHSLGLVQNVVTLDALFE; the protein is encoded by the coding sequence ATGGAAGCTATTATTGGCCGGAAGGAAGAAGTTACGGAGATGCAATCTCTCATATCGTCCTCGCAACCAGAATTTTTGGCTGTATATGGAAGAAGGCGTGTTGGTAAGACCTATCTTATCAGGAATACATACCGGGAACGTATTGTTTTTCAAATGACCGGCTTTGCAGATGCCAGTACAGCCGAACAACTTAGCAACTATTGGAGTGCGCTCAAGTCTGTTTACTCAGATATGGTATATGACGCCCCTCCAAAAGATTGGATGCAGGCTTTTGAATGGTTAAGGGAATATCTGGAAAGCATTGATGACGGGAAAAAAGTCATATTCTTTGACGAGCTTCCCTGGATCGATACGTTTCGATCTAAGTTCATCCAGGCTTTAGGTCATTTTTGGAATGCATGGGCATCGGATAGAAGCGATATAATTCTCGTAGTTTGCGGGTCTGCGGCCTCCTGGATGATCAATAAGCTAATCAACGACCCGGGCGGCCTTCATAACCGGGTGACCAAGCGCATCCGGTTAGACCCCTTTACGCTTCAGGAAACAGAGGCATTCCTGCACCATAAGCACATTAAGTATGACCGGTACCAAACCATCCAATTGTATATGAGTTTGGGCGGTATCCCTTATTACCTCAATGAACTAAAACCGGGCCGCAGCGTTTTTCAGGAGATTGACCGACTGTGTTTTTCGCCGAAGGGCAGCTTAGCGGGCGAATATCACAATCTGTATCGTTCTTTATTCCGGCATGCCGACAACCATATTGCTATTGTGGAAGCGCTGGCAAAGAAAAGCAAAGGATTGACGCGTGATGAACTTATCAAACAAAGTGGTCTTAGCAACGGAGGCTACATCACCAAGGTTATTGCCGAGCTGGAAGAAAGCGGATTTATCACCATTGTGTATCCCTTTGGAAAGCGAATCAAAAATGCGCTTTACCGGTTAACTGACCAATTTACACTCTTTTATCTCAAATTTATGCAAGACAGGAAGGCAAAAGGAGAAGGCGCCTGGCTTAGTCGCATAGACAGCCCATCCTGGCGGGCATGGAGCGGTTATGCATTTGAAAACGTCTGCTTCCGGCACATCCATCACCTGAAAAAGGCCCTTGGTATCAGCGGAGTATATACGGAAATTTCTTCCTGGCAAAGCCGGGATCAGGGCGCGCAAATTGACCTGCTGATTGATCGGCGCGACCATGTGATCTCCGTATGCGAAATCAAGTTCTCCAAAGACCCCTATATAATCACCAAAAGCTACAGGGCAGAACTTGAAAAGAAACTGTCTGTATTCCGAATGGAAACCGGCACCGCAAAAACGGTATTCCTTACGTTTGTTACAACCATGGGACTGGTGCCAAATCAGCACTCCTTAGGATTGGTGCAGAATGTAGTTACGCTGGATGCATTGTTTGAGTAG